One genomic region from Cyanobium usitatum str. Tous encodes:
- a CDS encoding DUF1824 family protein yields the protein MSQGLASLRGLRTAPSLDPAACSALRLELEPLLARCDWFTAGVMAASAASAVTCLRQVETALGWSQLELDPAGVALDSIEGPVFLKANQNSGRFQVRAETGLGEGLLISGHCSADTAAEDTWGPLPLDFFGP from the coding sequence GTGAGTCAGGGCCTGGCATCCCTGCGGGGGCTGCGCACTGCTCCTTCGCTTGACCCAGCAGCCTGCTCGGCGTTACGGCTAGAGCTTGAGCCGCTGCTTGCTCGCTGCGACTGGTTTACGGCGGGGGTGATGGCCGCTTCTGCAGCATCAGCGGTGACCTGCCTGCGTCAAGTTGAAACGGCTCTGGGCTGGTCGCAATTGGAGCTAGATCCAGCCGGTGTAGCCCTCGATTCGATCGAGGGTCCGGTCTTCCTTAAGGCCAACCAGAACAGCGGTCGCTTCCAGGTGCGCGCTGAAACCGGTTTAGGTGAGGGCCTTTTGATCAGCGGCCACTGTTCAGCAGATACGGCCGCAGAAGACACCTGGGGCCCATTGCCCCTTGATTTCTTCGGCCCTTAA